A window of the Zeugodacus cucurbitae isolate PBARC_wt_2022May chromosome 4, idZeuCucr1.2, whole genome shotgun sequence genome harbors these coding sequences:
- the LOC105212850 gene encoding 40S ribosomal protein S4 — MAPCGKLDSQASPLVEKILSVPLNCHGAITTKRTVKKSINIRLRCRLPFLFTYFDKMARGPKKHLKRLAAPKAWMLDKLGGVFAPRPSSGPHKLRESLPLMIFLRNRLKYALNGAEVTKIVMQRLIKVDGKVRTDPTYPAGFMDVITIEKTGEFFRLVYDVKGRFTIHRISAEEAKYKLCKVRKTQLGAKGVPFVVTHDGRTIRYPDPLIKANDTVQVDIATGKITDYIKFDSGNLCMITGGRNLGRVGTVVNRERHPGSFDIVHVKDSQGHVFATRLTNVFIIGKGNKPYISLPKGKGVKLSIAEERDKRLAAKTH, encoded by the exons ATGGCACCCTGTGGGAAACTCGACAGCCAGGCGTCGCCGTTAGTGGAGAAAATACTCTCCGTTCCACTGAACTGTCATGGCGCAATCACAACAAAGCGAACTGTCAAAAAGTCGATTAACATCCGGCTGCGTTGCCGTCTTCCTTTCCTTTTCACGTATTTTGACAAGATG GCGCGAGGTCCCAAGAAGCATTTGAAGCGTTTAGCAGCACCCAAGGCATGGATGTTGGACAAATTGGGAGGAGTCTTTGCTCCTCGTCCCTCCAGTGGCCCACACAAATTGCGGGAGTCATTGCCCCTGATGATTTTCTTGAGAAATCGTCTAAAGTATGCGCTGAATGGTGCTGAGGTGACCAAGATTGTTATGCAGCGTCTGATTAAGGTCGATGGCAAAGTCCGTACCGACCCCACATACCCAGCTGGTTTCATGG ATGTCATCACCATTGAAAAAACTGGTGAATTCTTCCGTTTGGTGTACGACGTTAAGGGCCGTTTCACCATTCACCGTATTTCAGCCGAGGAGGCCAAG TACAAATTGTGCAAGGTCAGGAAGACACAGCTCGGTGCCAAAGGTGTACCATTCGTGGTTACACACGACGGCCGTACCATCCGTTACCCCGATCCTCTTATCAAGGCTAACGATACTGTGCAAGTAGACATTGCCACCGGTAAAATCACCGACTACATCAAGTTCGACTCAG GAAACCTCTGCATGATCACTGGAGGTAGAAATTTGGGTCGTGTCGGTACCGTTGTTAACCGCGAGAGACATCCTGGTTCCTTCGATATCGTTCACGTAAAGGACTCGCAAGGACATGTGTTTGCCACCAGATTGACAAATGTTTTCATCATTGGCAAGGGCAACAAACCCTACATTTCTCTGCCCAAGGGCAAGGGTGTGAAATTGAGCATTGCTGAGGAACGCGACAAGCGTTTGGCTGCTAAGACTCATTAA
- the LOC105212857 gene encoding serine/arginine repetitive matrix protein 1: MMFTGTTQQQDTRFSDKEKKLMKQMKFGDCLNKRVDMSKVKLDVLRPWISKKITDILHIEDDVVVEFVYNQLEEEKFPCPKKMQINMTGFLNGKNARQFMGELWSLLLSAQESESGIPAEFIQQKKDEIIKREEQQRQNDRSRSRDRDRDRDRDRDNERDRDRDRDRRTGRDRSNDGQRDEMSQREQQLPPSTLSAIEQVRSQLSAKSRSNSAEETNLGNVSQSKQFEGGNSAVMNAAAAAAAAAILRDRSRSPNASARSAAAEAAASKIRNRSPRKRSRDRSVTRKSSRERNSSPQRRRNSPRDRRRPSRSPRRRSSGGDRRRRRSTRSRSRDRSVRRPPSKKRQVSRSNSPQKRQSPKSKSRRSKDRRSRSRSRSKSPVKRKPSPAAAKNSKNATSSPYRKRSNSRHSNPHTPVNGHEDGGSAKKRDARKRTPSPNHSESSRVSDGAKRVTARKSSKGRSRSRSASKRSARAAVSSRSRSRSSSRSSRASERVNKKGVRRSSSRNTSLSPSPERKEDFEIRRNKNSVQKKRHYRHNRDSSASSMDRERDRDRERDGGRRMMADNRGRRGDMPGRRFSPHNRSPRNDGGGGGGVAGGGRNQRSRSRRRSKSRNRSRSRNRSRSPMRRSRSPRRFNRRRSPMMHFRGRGGGNNRGRMNFWRRSPSRGRGGGGGGGAGPGPGGRFDRRFSPQRRYSRERERDRRMSPMQNQFRKFSPQRRFSPPQNMQYQRRSRERRFSPGPRDRRPSSPMRDNSRDRGGGNNFGRWDQNNRNVQKPKARASSESSNWELDDEPAKEAAKRQPSTTKQTSPIKNNGNRSRSLRRSRERSGRDSSQSSEKMPRARESSGRRSSVEYAGPSVKTIDLSKEERGENRKAKGEAVQTESHQVKKQALAVSAAAATAPISRNEKLRDRYSSSLSRTPSPFLKPHEREKLQKNALKKSQEKKPQKSRKESYSSSSDSSGDSDDSEDEEERNTIDKTKASKMKNSELRTKSKRRKSVTSEDESDDDSDDEQAKKKSNSKGPGKGQAAVELSSSGKTGRKEKNVHTEENREERNAVEVQSSRGKGKYQNDVPEITVQSSSKGHKKILVEKHVPRDNDSSNSSDDSDKEQSESKLAGSKSKQLASRKRAASVTGLKKSKRESSDSDDEQVSKKKRKKAKKTSKRNSDDDSSSDSEAEALSKKKKHKKHKKHGKKSKKHKKHKKKNKKADSSSSSDEEEEVRERTGKSTSASLLLGGVNEDLEKQLRERALKSMKKNE, from the exons ATGATGTTCACG GGCACCACTCAACAGCAGGACACTCGCTTCAGCGACAAGGAGAAGAAGTTAATGAAGCAAATGAAGTTCGGCGATTGTTTAAATAAACGTGTGGATATGTCAAAGGTGAAGCTAGATGTGTTGCGACCATGGATCAGCAAAAAAATTACGGATATCTTACACATCGAAGACGATGTCGTCgttgaatttgtttacaatcaGTTGGAGGAAGAAAAATTCCCTTGCCCaaagaaaatgcaaataaatatgacaGGATTTTTAAATGGGAAAAATGCACGACAATTTATGGGTGAATTATGGTCTTTATTACTATCAGCACAAGAAAGCGAAAGTGGAATCCCTGCCGAGTTCATTCAACAAAAGAAAGATGAGATAATTAAGAGGGAAGAGCAACAGCGTCAAAATGATCGTTCGCGATCACGTGATAGGGATAGGGACAGAGATCGTGATAGGGATAATGAACGCGATCGGGATCGCGATCGTGACAGACGCACCGGAAGAGATCGCTCCAATGATGGGCAACGTGATGAAATGAGTCAACGTGAGCAGCAGTTACCACCAAGTACTTTGAGCGCGATCGAGCAGGTTAGGTCACAATTATCAGCTAAATCTAGATCGAATTCGGCTGAAGAAACTAATTTAGGTAATGTTTCCCAAAGCAAGCAATTTGAGGGGGGTAATTCAGCCGTTATGAATGCTGCGGCAGCAGCTGCAGCTGCAGCTATACTGCGCGATCGTTCCAGGTCACCGAATGCGAGTGCTAGATCTGCAGCAGCCGAAGCGGCAGCATCGAAAATACGCAATCGATCACCACGAAAACGCTCCAGGGATAGATCAGTGACGCGAAAATCATCTCGTGAACGCAATTCGTCACCTCAGAGACGTCGCAATTCACCACGTGATAGAAGACGACCGTCTCGTTCACCAAGACGAAGATCATCTGGCGGCGATCGCCGTCGTCGTCGTAGCACTCGTAGTCGTTCAAGGGATCGTAGTGTTAGACGGCCGCCAAGCAAGAAACGTCAGGTATCACGTTCTAATTCGCCGCAAAAACGTCAAAGTCCGAAATCAAAAAGTCGTCGTTCAAAAGATAGACGATCGAGATCCAGATCACGTTCAAAATCACCGGTAAAACGAAAGCCATCCCCAGCGGCagcaaaaaattccaaaaacgcAACTTCATCTCCCTATCGAAAGCGTTCCAACTCGCGACACTCAAACCCACACACCCCCGTCAACGGTCATGAAGACGGTGGGTCCGCTAAAAAGCGCGACGCAAGAAAACGTACCCCATCCCCGAACCATAGTGAAAGCTCTCGCGTATCAGATGGTGCCAAAAGGGTCACCGCACGCAAATCATCTAAGGGCCGTTCTCGTTCAag ATCCGCTAGTAAAAGATCAGCAAGAGCTGCTGTTTCTTCACGCTCGCGTTCAAGATCGTCATCCCGTTCGTCAAGAGCTTCTGAACGTGTAAATAAAAAAGGCGTACGTCGATCTAGCTCACGAAACACCAGTCTTTCGCCATCGCCTGAACGTAAAGAGGACTTTGAAATACGACGTAACAAGAACAGTGTACAAAAGAAGCGACACTATCGCCATAATCGCGATTCTTCGGCGAGCTCCATGGATAGAGAACGTGATCGCGATCGAGAGCGAGATGGTGGAAGAAGAATGATGGCGGACAATAGAGGCAGACGAGGAGACATGCCTGGCAGACGATTTTCGCCGCATAATCGAAGTCCTCGAAATGATgggggtggtggtggtggtgttgccGGTGGCGGACGCAATCAACGTTCTCGATCTCGTCGTCGTTCAAAATCACGTAATCGTTCTAGATCACGCAATCGATCTCGTTCTCCTATGCGTCGTTCCCGTTCTCCCCGACG tttTAATCGGCGCCGCTCCCCAATGATGCACTTTCGTGGACGCGGTGGAGGAAATAATCGCGGTCGTATGAACTTCTGGCGCCGCAGTCCCAGTAGAGGTCGTGGTGGCGGAGGAGGTGGTGGAGCTGGTCCTGGTCCTGGTGGACGCTTTGACCGTCGCTTCTCGCCTCAGCGCAGATACTCACGTGAACGTGAGCGCGATCGCCGTATGTCACCGATGCAAAATCAATTCCGTAAGTTTTCACCACAACGGCGATTCTCTCCACCCCAAAATATGCAGTACCAAAGACGGTCAAGAGAACGAAGATTTAGTCCAGGACCACGTGATCGCCGACCATCCTCCCCAATGCGCGACAATTCTCGCGACCGAGGTGGTGGAAACAATTTCGGTCGCTGGGATCAAAATAACCGCAATGTTCAAAAGCCAAAAGCTAGAGCCTCATCAGAAAGTTCGAATTGGGAGTTAGACGATGAACCTGCTAAAGAAGCGGCCAAACGTCAGCCCAGCACAACTAAACAAACTAGTCCAATTAAAAACAACGGAAACCGTTCAAGAAGTCTTAGACGTTCCCGCGAAAGAAGCGGTCGGGATTCTAGCCAGTCTTCGGAAAAAATGCCCAGAGCTCGTGAAAGTTCAG gacgACGTTCGTCTGTTGAATATGCAGGTCCCTCAGTCAAAACCATTGACTTGTCCAAAGAAGAACGTGGTGAAAATCGCAAAGCAAAAGGAGAAGCAGTTCAAACTGAATCTCACCAAGTAAAGAAGCAAGCGTTGGCTGTATCCGCTGCAGCTGCCACTGCTCCAATTTCACGCAACGAGAAATTACGTGACCGATACAGTTCGAGTTTGTCTCGCACCCCGTCGCCATTTTTAAAGCCCCATGAACGTGAAAAGCTTCAGAAGAATGCGCTAAAGAAATCACAAGAGAAGAAACCACAAAAGAGTCGTAAAGAAAGTTATTCCTCCTCTTCAGATAGTTCCGGAGATAGTGATGACAGTGAAGACGAGGAGGAGCGTAACACAATTGACAAGACAAAAGCGTCGAAAATGAAGAATTCTGAATTGCGCACCAAATCGAAAAGACGAAAGTCAGTAACAAGTGAAGACGAGTCTGACGATGATAGCGATGACGAACAAGCTAAGAAAAAGTCGAATTCTAAAGGACCAGGCAAAGGCCAGGCAGCGGTAGAATTATCTTCAAGCGGCAAGACTGGACGCAAAGAAAAGAATGTACACACGGAAGAAAACCGTGAAGAGCGAAATGCAGTTGAGGTGCAAAGTAGCCGTGGTAAAGGCAAATACCAAAACGATGTACCAGAAATAACTGTACAAAGTAGTTCAAAGgggcataaaaaaatattggtcgAGAAACACGTTCCAAGGGATAATGATTCATCCAATTCCAGCGATGATTCCGATAAGGAACAGTCAGAAAGTAAATTAGCTGGATCGAAATCGAAACAACTGGCTTCGCGCAAACGCGCAGCTTCTGTGACTGGATTAAAGAAATCCAAGCGTGAATCATCCGATTCGGATGATGAACAAGTCTCaaagaaaaaacgaaagaagGCAAAGAAAACATCAAAACGTAATTCAGACGATGATAGCTCTTCGGACTCCGAAGCTGAGGCAttgtcaaaaaagaaaaagcatAAGAAGCATAAAAAACACGGCAAGAAGAGtaagaaacacaaaaaacacaagaagaagaacaaaaagGCTGACAGCTCGTCAAGCAGTGACGAGGAAGAGGAAGTTCGTGAACGTACCGGCAAGTCAACATCGGCGTCTTTACTTCTAGGAGGAGTAAATGAAGATTTAGAAAAACAACTGCGCGAACGGGCTTTAAAATCAATGAAGAAGAATGAGTAA